Within the Trichoderma breve strain T069 chromosome 3, whole genome shotgun sequence genome, the region ACAAAAACGACAAGGCGTCCTAGCGATCAAGGGTGATCAGATCTTCGCGGAacagagcaaaagagaatcaagagtaaaagaaaaaatgctCGAGTTTTTCCCAAGCATATCGCATATATACGTTTCAGTcataatatatataagtgGGCTGGGCCTCTGGGCTAATCCACACGGTCCGAATTATCGTCACAACCTCCTCGGAACCGTACCCCAGTGGCAGAGATTTGGTTGATGTGGGCAAGACGCTTTCAGTAGATTGCGGCTTTCCCGGAAGCTCAGGGACAGGCGTACTGTAACCCCCAGGGCTTGTTTTGGGTACTGGGGCTGAAGCAGCCGGagcatcttcgtcgtccttcTATGACGTCTCGAAAGAGGCAATGGTGCCGCAGAATGTGTTGCGGTTGTCCCTGTCAAAGACAGACTGCTGGCCGTTGAGGGTGACCATGCTAATACTGGCCTTGGTGCTAATGGCAAAGAGCTTAACTTGAGAGTTGCGGATGTCAATCATGTTGTCCTGGCAGTTGTTGGCATTGACGCAAGTGTTTCCGTCgtagttgttgaagaagctgtACATGCCGGCACCGTAGATGAGGGTGTTGCTCGAGTTCACGATGCGAATACCGTAGGTACGGGCACAAGTGGAGGTGGTGCAGCTGGACCAGTCAGGGTCACCATACTTGGACTGGGAGGTGAAGGGAACTCTAGCATCAGGGTTGCCCTGCATGTAGGCGGTCTCAGTCTGGAGGATGTTGGCGTACACGTTCTGGGCATTGTTCAGGGCGTAGTTGTAGAGCACGCTGTGTTCCGAAGCGGTACCCCACAGCCAGGTGCCCTTGGTGCTCTCGATCAAGAGACCACGGCCGTTGTAGATGTTAACCTGGCTGTGATCGGCACGATCAAGCTCATGGTCAGACACCCAGAGCCAGGTGTTCTCCATGTAGATGCTTCCAGAAGTGGTGACGTGAAGGAGCAAAAAGGCGCCAAAGCATGAGGGGTTGGGGTTGGTCGTCTGGTTGGGGGTCTTGACGCAGCGGTCAGACTGCAGCTGAGTGCCGGCACTGCCACCGATACGGAAGTGGACATCCCAAAGACCGGCAGCGCCCTGAGAAGAACCGGCAACATTCCACTGCACGATGATGGCGCCGGGCTGCGGGCCGAGGGTCTCAAACATGATATCCTGAATCTCGACGTTGCCGACATCGCCGGGCTGACCAACTTGCCAGACGGGCTGGGGGTTGTTGATATCCTTGAACTTGGTACCGCCAACCATGATGAGAGCCCAGACCTCGCCGACAATCTTGATGTTCTTGGGGACCTTGATGGTGTCGGTGACGACATACGCGCCGTGGTCGAAGTAGACAATCTGGCCAGAGGAAACGCTGTTGAAGACGGCCTGAATGGCAGCAGTGTCATCAGTGCTTCCATCACCCTTGGCACCACGAGACTTGACAGACACAAAGCTGCTAGCGGGGACATTCTCGTATTGGGGCTTGCTGCGAGTGAAGACCTTGCCACCAGCGGTCAGCGCAGCAGGCTTGGAGACGGTGGCACGGGTGCCCTGAACAGCTTTTccgttgttgttggtgtagGCGCGGCCCTGGGTCCAAGAGGCGATGTTGGCGTTTCCTCCGAGGAGGGTGGCACCGCTGCGAGCGTTCTTGACGGCAATGGGGGTGTTCGTGGTCATGTCCACGTTATCCAGAACCAGAGTACCATAGGTGCCTGCCTGGTTGAGGTCATGGTTGGTGAGCACGCCGACCTTTGTGTTGGTGAGCTTAGAGTCGGCAAGCAAAATGGAGCCGACTTGCTGGATGCCGTTACCATCAATGCCACTCATGTCGATACCAACgttggcgttgttgatggtgatgccgtGGAAGCTCCACAGCCAGTTCCAGTTCATGTAGATGGCAGTCTGGCAGCCATTGAAGACGAGGTTACGGCTGGTAAACTGCTGGTTGCCAACCCACATGCCCAGAGCACCACCGGTGAAGGTGAGGTCGCTCAGCCAGCCGCCAGAACCATCCTCTCCCCAGAGACCCTGCTGCTTGttgtttgtgcttgtgtcAGTGCTCATGATGAACTGGACATTCTGGATCGAAGTGGCCTGAGCAACACGCCAACGAATACCAGTGCCGGTATTGATGGGTTGTCCAGTCAGGTCAATCTTGAAGTTGCGAATCTGGCGGAAGAAGTTGTTGGTGGCGCCATACCAGCCGGGGTTGGAGTCGATGACGGCGATACCAGCAAAGTTGCGGGAGGCCTTGAGGGTAGGCAGGTTGGTGGCATCACCGATCAAGTGGGTGTAGTAGTAGAGCTGAATGGGGGACGAGACGATGTAGGTACCAGGAGGGAAGTAGACAATGGCCGGAGTGGTGGTTTGGGAATCGCAACCCGCACCACATCGGTTTCCAGAACTCAGCGCAGCATTGAT harbors:
- a CDS encoding pectate lyase superfamily protein domain-containing protein; this encodes MGLSTILTASLLALRLFSVPAVAVPAPSPAADSKAVAAATSWWLPNIARQGTVPFGAAGYQIYRNVQSFGAKGDGVTDDTAAINAALSSGNRCGAGCDSQTTTPAIVYFPPGTYIVSSPIQLYYYTHLIGDATNLPTLKASRNFAGIAVIDSNPGWYGATNNFFRQIRNFKIDLTGQPINTGTGIRWRVAQATSIQNVQFIMSTDTSTNNKQQGLWGEDGSGGWLSDLTFTGGALGMWVGNQQFTSRNLVFNGCQTAIYMNWNWLWSFHGITINNANVGIDMSGIDGNGIQQVGSILLADSKLTNTKVGVLTNHDLNQAGTYGTLVLDNVDMTTNTPIAVKNARSGATLLGGNANIASWTQGRAYTNNNGKAVQGTRATVSKPAALTAGGKVFTRSKPQYENVPASSFVSVKSRGAKGDGSTDDTAAIQAVFNSVSSGQIVYFDHGAYVVTDTIKVPKNIKIVGEVWALIMVGGTKFKDINNPQPVWQVGQPGDVGNVEIQDIMFETLGPQPGAIIVQWNVAGSSQGAAGLWDVHFRIGGSAGTQLQSDRCVKTPNQTTNPNPSCFGAFLLLHVTTSGSIYMENTWLWVSDHELDRADHSQVNIYNGRGLLIESTKGTWLWGTASEHSVLYNYALNNAQNVYANILQTETAYMQGNPDARVPFTSQSKYGDPDWSSCTTSTCARTYGIRIVNSSNTLIYGAGMYSFFNNYDGNTCVNANNCQDNMIDIRNSQVKLFAISTKASISMVTLNGQQSVFDRDNRNTFCGTIASFETS